One genomic segment of Pseudomonas chlororaphis subsp. aurantiaca includes these proteins:
- a CDS encoding SDR family oxidoreductase, with amino-acid sequence MRHAFVTGATGLLGNNLVRELVARGCAVKALVRSRAKGEQQFKNLPGVELIVGDMGDVEAFAADLQGCDTLFHTAAFFRDNYQGGSHWQELEKINVIGTQELIAQAYRAGIRRFIHTSSIAVLDGAPGTSIDETCLRADANADDYYRSKILADRAILAFLETHPEMQACMVLPGWMWGPGDLGPTSSGQLVNDVLRGKLPGLIPGSFSVVDARDVALAQIAAARHGRSGERYLAAGRHMTMAELVPVLGRIAGVKTPARYVPLPLLYTLAAVQEVYARLTGRPILLSMATLRLLVREKDRTRFNHRKSEEELGLTFRALELTIADTVAWYRDRNWFKTQRARPTRVMAED; translated from the coding sequence ATGCGTCATGCATTCGTGACTGGCGCCACCGGTTTGCTGGGCAACAACCTGGTGCGGGAATTGGTCGCGCGAGGCTGCGCGGTCAAGGCCCTGGTGCGTTCAAGGGCCAAGGGTGAACAGCAGTTCAAGAACCTGCCGGGCGTGGAGCTGATCGTGGGCGACATGGGCGATGTCGAGGCCTTCGCCGCGGACCTGCAAGGCTGCGATACGCTGTTTCATACCGCGGCGTTCTTTCGCGACAACTACCAGGGCGGCAGCCACTGGCAGGAACTCGAAAAGATCAACGTCATCGGCACGCAGGAGCTGATCGCCCAGGCCTACCGCGCCGGTATCCGCCGGTTTATCCATACCTCTTCGATTGCCGTGCTCGACGGCGCGCCTGGCACCTCCATCGATGAGACCTGCCTGCGCGCCGACGCCAACGCCGATGACTACTACCGCAGCAAGATCCTCGCCGACCGAGCCATCCTGGCGTTCCTTGAGACCCATCCCGAAATGCAGGCCTGCATGGTCCTGCCGGGCTGGATGTGGGGCCCCGGCGACCTCGGCCCGACCTCCTCGGGGCAGTTGGTCAACGATGTCCTGCGCGGCAAGTTGCCCGGGCTGATCCCCGGCAGCTTTTCCGTCGTCGATGCCCGCGATGTGGCCCTGGCGCAGATTGCCGCGGCCAGGCACGGGCGCAGCGGTGAACGCTATCTGGCGGCGGGCCGGCATATGACCATGGCCGAACTGGTGCCTGTGCTCGGGCGTATCGCCGGGGTCAAGACACCTGCGCGCTACGTGCCGCTCCCCCTTCTCTACACCCTGGCGGCGGTGCAGGAGGTCTACGCGCGCCTGACCGGCAGGCCCATCCTGCTGAGCATGGCCACCTTGCGCCTGCTGGTACGGGAGAAGGACCGCACCCGCTTCAACCACCGCAAGAGCGAGGAAGAACTGGGCCTGACCTTCCGGGCGCTGGAACTGACGATCGCCGACACCGTGGCGTGGTACCGCGACCGCAACTGGTTTAAAACCCAGCGCGCAAGACCCACCCGCGTCATGGCCGAAGACTGA
- a CDS encoding aldehyde dehydrogenase family protein, translating into MYDLFEFYIDGAWVKPHGETVETVVNPSTEQGVARIILGDARDVDHALGAARQAFPAFAASSLEARIDLLQRIIEAYKRHSEALIEAVHLEMGAPLSLARSAHVPAGLGHLAQALEVLREYRFERRLGQTLVLREPIGVCALITPWNWPLNQLTCKLAPALAVGCTVVLKPSECAPLSAYIVAQILHEAGVPKGVFNLVNGNGPGVGAALASHAEVDMVSFTGSTRAGIAVAKAAADTVKRVSQELGGKSANILLDDAYLPSAVRHGVQACIRNSGQSCNAPTRLLVPRAQQQAVIDIVRGVLAQVCFDDSNPTSAIGPVANALQFERVQAMIAQAIAEGSRLIAGGLGRPQGIERGYYVQPTVFADVTPDMLVAREEIFGPVLAIMPYDSEAEAIAIANDSPYGLSGYVTSTSLERSRRVARQLRTGMVHLNGARADQAAPFGGYKQSGNGREWGALGFEEYLESKSLFGY; encoded by the coding sequence ATGTACGATTTGTTTGAGTTCTACATTGACGGCGCCTGGGTCAAGCCCCACGGCGAAACCGTCGAGACAGTGGTAAATCCGTCCACCGAGCAGGGGGTTGCGCGCATCATCCTAGGCGACGCTCGCGATGTAGACCATGCGCTCGGTGCTGCCCGGCAGGCTTTTCCGGCGTTCGCCGCGAGTTCGCTCGAGGCACGTATCGACTTGCTGCAGCGCATCATCGAAGCCTACAAACGCCACAGCGAGGCGTTGATCGAGGCGGTTCATCTGGAGATGGGCGCGCCGCTGTCCCTGGCCCGAAGCGCGCATGTCCCGGCAGGCCTGGGCCATCTGGCGCAGGCGCTGGAAGTGCTGCGCGAGTACCGCTTCGAACGGCGCCTGGGCCAGACGCTGGTACTGCGTGAGCCTATCGGCGTGTGCGCCCTGATCACCCCCTGGAACTGGCCACTCAATCAACTCACCTGCAAGCTCGCACCCGCCCTGGCGGTGGGCTGCACCGTCGTACTCAAGCCAAGTGAGTGTGCGCCGTTGTCAGCGTATATCGTCGCGCAAATCCTGCATGAGGCCGGGGTGCCGAAGGGGGTGTTCAACCTGGTCAACGGTAATGGGCCGGGGGTTGGCGCTGCGCTGGCCAGCCATGCCGAGGTGGATATGGTGTCGTTTACCGGCTCGACCCGCGCTGGCATCGCAGTGGCCAAGGCGGCGGCCGATACAGTGAAGCGTGTGTCCCAGGAACTGGGCGGCAAATCCGCGAATATCCTGCTCGACGATGCCTACCTGCCTAGCGCGGTGCGTCACGGGGTACAGGCGTGCATCCGTAACAGCGGCCAGTCGTGCAATGCGCCAACGCGCCTGCTAGTACCGCGCGCGCAACAACAGGCGGTGATTGATATCGTCCGGGGAGTGCTGGCGCAGGTGTGCTTCGACGACAGTAACCCGACCTCCGCCATCGGTCCCGTGGCGAATGCCCTGCAATTCGAACGGGTACAGGCCATGATCGCCCAAGCCATCGCCGAGGGTTCGCGATTGATCGCAGGAGGGCTGGGACGACCACAAGGGATTGAGCGCGGCTACTACGTGCAACCTACGGTATTTGCCGACGTCACCCCGGACATGCTGGTGGCGCGGGAAGAAATCTTCGGCCCGGTCCTGGCGATCATGCCGTACGACAGCGAAGCCGAGGCGATAGCCATCGCGAACGACAGCCCTTACGGCTTGTCAGGTTACGTCACCTCGACCAGCCTCGAACGCAGCCGCAGGGTTGCACGGCAATTGCGCACCGGCATGGTCCATCTCAATGGCGCCCGGGCCGACCAGGCCGCGCCGTTTGGCGGCTATAAACAGTCGGGTAATGGGCGTGAGTGGGGGGCGTTGGGGTTTGAAGAATACCTGGAGAGCAAGTCGCTGTTTGGGTATTAA
- a CDS encoding aminotransferase class III-fold pyridoxal phosphate-dependent enzyme, with translation MNDISNPTGSERGAFWAPFTPMRQFQQQPMMFASADGMYYTTTDGRRVLDAMAGLWCVNAGHGQPKIVEAIREAAGRLDFVSSFKMSHPHALEMAERLIDISPAGMEQVFFTNSGSEAVDTALKIARAYHQARGDSRRTKFIGRAKGYHGMGFGGLSVSGIGRQKRDFGPLLGEVSHLPLPYDAGMRFSAGQPQQGEHYADALTQLLDIQDPSTVAAVIVEPVTGSGGVYPPPQGYLQRLREICTRHGVLLIFDEVITGFGRIGASFAAQAFGVTPDLITTAKGLTNGAVPMGGVLVSGAVYEAFMAGPANVIELMHGYTYSAHPLACAAGLATIEVHCELGINQHVNAVSGPWQSAALALQGVGPVLDVRTIGLLCAVELEPRPGAAGARGSEVAQWCFEHGVLVRGSGDTIVISPPLVISQHEIAQVFNTLAGALNQVA, from the coding sequence ATGAACGATATTTCCAACCCGACAGGTTCCGAGCGTGGCGCGTTCTGGGCACCGTTTACTCCGATGCGCCAGTTCCAGCAACAACCGATGATGTTCGCCAGTGCTGACGGCATGTACTACACCACCACCGATGGGCGTCGTGTACTCGATGCAATGGCGGGGCTCTGGTGCGTCAACGCCGGGCATGGCCAGCCGAAAATCGTCGAGGCCATTCGCGAGGCGGCGGGGCGCCTGGACTTTGTCTCGTCATTCAAGATGAGCCACCCCCACGCCCTGGAGATGGCCGAGCGCCTGATCGACATCAGCCCGGCCGGCATGGAGCAGGTGTTCTTTACCAACTCAGGTTCCGAGGCCGTCGACACCGCGTTGAAGATTGCCCGGGCGTATCACCAGGCCCGCGGCGACAGCCGCCGTACCAAGTTTATCGGACGTGCCAAGGGCTATCACGGCATGGGTTTCGGTGGGCTGTCGGTGTCGGGTATCGGCCGGCAGAAGCGTGACTTCGGCCCGTTGTTGGGCGAAGTGTCACACCTGCCGCTGCCTTACGACGCGGGTATGCGTTTCAGCGCCGGGCAACCGCAGCAGGGCGAACATTACGCCGACGCGCTGACACAATTGTTGGACATTCAGGATCCGAGCACTGTGGCCGCGGTGATCGTGGAGCCGGTGACAGGCTCCGGCGGGGTGTACCCGCCGCCCCAGGGTTATCTGCAACGCTTGCGCGAGATCTGCACCCGGCACGGCGTGCTGCTGATTTTCGACGAAGTGATCACCGGTTTTGGCCGCATCGGCGCCAGCTTCGCCGCCCAGGCGTTCGGCGTAACGCCAGACCTGATCACCACCGCCAAAGGCCTGACCAACGGCGCCGTGCCCATGGGCGGCGTGCTGGTAAGCGGTGCGGTGTACGAAGCGTTCATGGCCGGGCCGGCGAACGTCATCGAACTGATGCACGGCTATACCTATTCGGCGCATCCGCTGGCGTGTGCGGCCGGGCTGGCGACCATCGAGGTGCATTGCGAACTGGGCATCAATCAACACGTCAACGCGGTCAGCGGGCCCTGGCAGTCGGCCGCGCTGGCTCTGCAGGGTGTGGGGCCGGTGCTGGACGTACGCACCATCGGTTTGCTTTGCGCCGTCGAACTCGAGCCGCGCCCCGGTGCCGCCGGCGCGCGTGGCAGTGAAGTTGCGCAGTGGTGCTTCGAGCACGGCGTACTGGTGCGCGGTTCGGGCGACACCATCGTGATTTCACCGCCGTTGGTGATCAGCCAGCACGAGATCGCCCAGGTGTTCAACACTTTGGCGGGTGCCTTGAATCAGGTTGCCTGA
- a CDS encoding histidine phosphatase family protein, which produces MRHGQPKLAATDKLSALDMQDWIEQYNRCEITQQPVPEASLQLAATARVIVSSNALRALTSVQALGLKPALVDALFGEAQLPYGRWKRPRLSPFTWAFILRVLWLCGYSPSVESVATAKTRANTAAQRLQALASDGPVLLLGHGFMNRLIARQLEAEGWTRQAPNGGSRYWSATVYRYRGV; this is translated from the coding sequence ATGCGCCACGGCCAGCCAAAGCTGGCCGCCACCGACAAACTGTCCGCGCTCGATATGCAGGACTGGATCGAACAATACAACCGCTGCGAAATCACCCAACAACCCGTCCCGGAGGCCAGCCTGCAACTCGCCGCAACCGCCAGGGTGATTGTCTCAAGCAACGCGCTACGGGCGCTGACCTCTGTCCAGGCGCTTGGCCTGAAACCCGCCCTGGTCGACGCGCTTTTCGGTGAAGCGCAACTGCCTTACGGACGCTGGAAACGGCCACGGCTGTCGCCGTTTACCTGGGCATTTATCCTTCGGGTCCTGTGGTTGTGCGGCTACTCACCCAGCGTCGAATCCGTCGCCACTGCAAAGACCCGCGCCAACACCGCCGCGCAACGTCTTCAGGCCCTTGCCAGCGATGGACCGGTTCTGCTGCTCGGTCATGGCTTCATGAATCGACTGATCGCCAGGCAACTGGAGGCAGAGGGATGGACTCGCCAAGCACCTAATGGCGGCAGTCGGTACTGGAGTGCAACGGTGTATCGATATAGAGGTGTTTAA